The Streptomyces sp. ICC1 DNA window GCCCAGGACCGACAGGGAGGTCGGATCGAGGCGGATGCGGGCCCCGAAGGAGGCCTCGAAGCCGAGCCAGCGGGCGGCCAGGGTGCGCAGGACGTGGCCGTGGGCGAAGACGAGGACGTCGCGCTCGGCCGAACGGGCCCAGGTGACGACCTCGTCCGCGCGGGCCGAGACGTCCGCGACGGACTCGCCGCCCGGGACCCCGTCGCGCCAGATCAGCCAGCCGGGCCGGACCGCCTGGATCTCGGCCGGGGTCATGCCCTCGTAGTCGCCGTAGTCCCACTCCATCAGCGCGTCCCACGGCTCCGCCTGGATGCCGAAGCCGGCCAGT harbors:
- a CDS encoding histidine phosphatase family protein; translation: MAPRILLARHGQTAWSQLGKHTGRTDVPLLEEGRRGAKLLGERLARDPWASLRGLEVRTSPLVRASESCELAGFGIQAEPWDALMEWDYGDYEGMTPAEIQAVRPGWLIWRDGVPGGESVADVSARADEVVTWARSAERDVLVFAHGHVLRTLAARWLGFEASFGARIRLDPTSLSVLGWAYGAPALERWNDTGHLDG